CATCGGCACGTCGCCGAACAGGAGGATGACGGGCCCCTCATGCCCCTCCAGCGCGCCCTGCGCCTGCTGCACCGCATGACCGGTGCCGAGCTGCTCGCGCTGTTCGGCAAAGGCGATGTCGCGATCCGCCAGCGCTGTTTCGAGCTGTTCCTTCCACTGGCCGACCACGACCACCGTCCGGCTCGCCGCCAGTTCGGCACAGCTCGACAGCAGATGCTCGATCATCGGGCGTCCGGCGATCGGGTGCAGCACCTTGTGCAGGCGCGACTTCATCCGGGTGCCCTTGCCCGCGGCAAGGACGATGATGGCGGGGGTCTGTTGCATATCGGGGTCCACTGGCACGAGACGGTCGGAAATTCCAGACGATGCGATGCGCCGCCGCTACTTTTTCGTGCTGCCCTTGGGGGTCGTTTTCGTCCCCGCCTTGGTCGCGGCCTTCTTCCTGGGAGCAGCCTTTTTCGGCGCTGCCTTCTTGGCGGCCGCAGCCTTTGTCGACGACGCGCGCTTGGTCGCCGGTTTTTTCGCCGCTGCCTTCTTCTTCGGAGCCGATTTGGCGGTCGCGCCCTTCTTCACCGGAGCGGCAGGCTTGGCCTTGGGCGCCTCGGTCGGCTGGTGCGGATCGACATGATGATCCTCCCATTCGCCCGACAGCATGCGCTGCGCGGCATCGGCAAGTCCCTCGACGATCATCGCGCCCATGCGGGTCGCGGTGGTCATCGTCTCGGTCGCCGCCTTGTTGGCGCGGTCGGCCGCCTCGAGCGTGGCTTCCTGGATTTTCTTTCGTGCCTTGGGACTGGCCGCGATCGCCGCCGCCGCCGCCGCGAGCCCTGCCGCGATCACCTCGGGGCTCATCGCCACCTTGGCGAACTTGTCGGCCCGTTCCTTGCCGCTCTTGCGCTTGTTTTCAGCCATTTCGTCCCTCCATGCTCTTCCTTCAGAAGAGACGGTTGGGGACGCGGAACGTTCCTACAGCTTGTCGACCTTGGCCTTCAATGCCGCCAGTTCGGCGCGAAGCTTCTCGACCTCGCCGGCCTCCGCATCGCCCTTGGCGGGTGCCGCGCCCGGGGTAAAGGCAGAGGCTGCCGACTGGAACATCTCCATGTTGCGCTGGGCCATCTGCGTCAGCATCGTCGGATCGAACGCCCCGCCCATGGCCTTTTGCTGTTCGCGAAAAGCCTGCATCGCGGCATCGAGATAATTGGGCACCGCGCCCTGCATCGCGCCGCCATACATGCTGATCAATTCGCGCAGGAAGGACACCGGCAGCATCCCGCCGCCGTCGGCCTCTTCCTCGACGATGATCTGGGTCAGCACCTGATGAGTGATATCCTCGCCCGACTTGGCGTCGACCACCTCGACCTCGCGCCCTTCGCGGATCATCTGCGACAGGTCATCGAGCGTGATATAGCTCGATCGGTCGGTGTCGTAGAGACGGCGGTTGGCATATTTCTTGATGACGACCTTGGACATGATCGCTCCTGACGC
The nucleotide sequence above comes from Sphingomicrobium arenosum. Encoded proteins:
- the phaR gene encoding polyhydroxyalkanoate synthesis repressor PhaR — its product is MSKVVIKKYANRRLYDTDRSSYITLDDLSQMIREGREVEVVDAKSGEDITHQVLTQIIVEEEADGGGMLPVSFLRELISMYGGAMQGAVPNYLDAAMQAFREQQKAMGGAFDPTMLTQMAQRNMEMFQSAASAFTPGAAPAKGDAEAGEVEKLRAELAALKAKVDKL